TTGAGATTCCAGCTTTTTCAAAAAGCTCCTTATTGTAAACCAACCGGACCGTATAACCGAAGTTTGGAAGTGAATACAGCTTGCCTTTGTATGTGTTGACACCTTCCATCACAGATGATTCGTATTGTTGCTTCATCTCTGGAGTCATATATCCATCTAAAGGCTCAAAGTATCCCTTCTTGGCAAAATCAACAAAATATGCAGAGTTGGGAACAAAAATATCCGGGGCTTGACCGCTAGCCACAGCTACCTCGTAAGATTGTTTAAAGTTTTCCGACATGGAGACTAATTCAACTTCGATATTATCTTTATTGGATTTATTAAATTCATCTATCTTTTCCTTCATAAAATCCAAATCATGCCGATTGAAGGTCCAAAATAACAATTTCGTTTTCGGATGGATAGACGCTCCTGCGCCTTCCTCAGCCTGTTTGGTTCCCGTAGTACTACAAGCCGACATCGTTAATGCCATTAAGCTAATCAAACCGATAAGCCCTGCTTTTTTCATCATAATCATGTAACCTCCCTTAATATAATTGCCTACATGTCTATCATAGTATTTTTGAATGCAGTAGCGTGTGATGCCATTCCATGCACTAAGGGGGGAGAATCAACTCTACTCGCTAAGATTCGAGAGCGGTATTCGAATGCGGATCGATGTTCCACCGTCACTTGTAAAATGAATGCGGGCCATTTCGCCATAACACAGCTGGAGCCGCTGAAACACATTACGCAAAGCAAATGAACCATTCGTACTCTCCATGTATATACCAGCCTGAACTTGTTCAACATCTATACCACAGCCATTATCTCTAACTTCAAGACATAATTCTTGGTGTCCCCTTTCAACGCGAATATAAATATATCCACCTTTCTCCCTATTTTTAAAGCCATGTAGAATAGAATTTTCTACTAAAGGCTGAATGATGATTTTAGGAATCATCAGACTCAATAGACTGCGATCCTCTATATGGATTTCATAAGCAAATAACTCTTCATAGCAAAGAACTTGCAGGTTCAAATAATGCTCCACATGCTGAAGCTCCTTCTCGAGTGTTGTCCATTCCTGCCCATTATTAAGACCAAGCTTAAAAAGCTTTGAAAGTGACATGACCATTTGCATGACATCCTTTGTCCGCTGGGAACCAGCCTTCCAGTAGATTGTATTCAAAGTATTGTAAAGGAAGTGCGGATCAATTTGGGCCTGTAATGCTTTAATCTCGGCCCTTCGCTTTTCATTCTCTACATCCTTTATTTCTTGGATGAGCATCGATATTTGCTCTAGCATTTGATTGAACTGATTTCCTACTTGGCTGATCTCATCCCGATAGGGGCTTTTAAATCGAACATTCAGATCACTGTGAGACCCCGCCGCTCGCATGAGTCTTTGCAGCTTGATTAAAGGACCCGATAAATACTGTGCTAGCAAATTGGACAAGATCAAAGCTAAGACAGCACTTGCCAAAGTCGCGGTAATTACAATCCATTGAATATTTCTTAGCTCCTTTAATACCTCACTTCGCGGCTTGATACTGATCAGTGTCCAGTCTTTTATTACTTTGGAATGTTGAAAATTTATTAAGAGTTCATCACCATTATGTTGAACATCAAAGGAACCTGCTCCCAATTTTATTTTTTCTAAAATGGCTGAACTTTGCACCATATCCTTATACTGAAAATACGGCTGAGCCATGAGTAACTGACCATCAGGACCGATCCACGCAACTCCTTCGCGATAATCGATTGCATTCTCAAATAAGAAGTCCTGTAATTCGCTCTCACTAAAATTAGCAATAACATTAACATCCTGATGGGGGTCATCATTTGCAATACCTATGAGTACAAGGGAAATCACACGATCATGATCTGTGAAAAATGGATCTTCATGGCCTCCAATCCAGAATGATCGCTGTTCTTGCATCATTTTTCTATAAATATCACTACTTTTGTCCGTATCCTGTTGGACACGGACATTGTGGGTGGAATAAAATTCTCCGATGGGCGAAGTGACGAGTACAGAACGAATGAATGGTTCGATCAATCGCAGCTGCATGAATGGAACCTGGAGCGAGGAGTAATGCCTAAAATATGTCCCCTTCTCTCCATTCTCAGAAGCACGAGCCATCTCTTTAAATTCATTGCTAGTTAACAAAGTAGAAAGTGATACGCCAAAGTGTCTCAGTTTCTCATCGAAAGCCTGTGCTGATTTGTTAAGGGTATCCTGACTCAAGGTCATGGCCTTGACTTGCATAATTCTCGACGTCATATATAGGGTCATGGTGCCGGTTGCAAACACAGCCATCAGGATTAGACAGATGAATGCCATTCTGATTCGATTTTTGAAAGATATACTGTAAAAAATGGAGCTTATTCCAATATTCATCTCCCATTGATCGGATCGTACCCTAAAGTAGTTCGATATTCAGTTGGCGTCATTCCAGTTAACTTCTTGAACATATCGCTGAAATTACGGCGATCCTCATAGCCAAGGGTGGTAGCAACCTCTTGAATGGATTTACCTTCAATTAGAAATTGCTTGGCTTTTTCGAGTCTTAACCCGGAAACATACTGTGTAAAGCTCTGCCCTGTAACCTTTTTAAACAGACTTGCAAAATAGCTCCCACTAATAAAAACATAAGCTGCGCATTGACTAATTGTTAACTCTGTATTCCAGTTTTCGTTAATATAGGTAAGTGCACGATCAATTAATCGCTGTGCTTCTGTTTGATGTCTGCTGTTGATCATGCGACAGCCTTCAATGCAAATAAGTTGAATTTGCTGGAAGCTTTCTTCCATCGAACCCGTAGGTTTACTCTGCTGATCTCTCATTCGTCTTATAAGTGGCTCTAATGCTTCAACAGGGATTTTCTCCATCATTGATCGTAACAGGACGTTTGAGAGCTCGTACAGCACATGGACCTGATATTGGGGATGGGGAAGCAGCTTATTAGACAACAGTGCTTCGTACCATTGATCGAGAATGGTTAGTGCCAGTTCTTCATTTCCAAGCTGGATCGCGGAGACTATGGCCTTCTCTTCATCAGCAGGGTATTGGGGAAGGTTTTGCTCATAATTGGAAATATCACTATAACGAATTACACCGCCACCTGTATAAAAATGATAAGAAAGTGCAATGGCGGCTTGCTGGTAAGAATCGGTAAGCTGCTGTACACTGGTGGCTCTACCGCCAACACCTATAGATATGGCCCTTCTCGCAAATGTAATGATGTTATCATGGCAACCATCCGCTAATGCCTCCAGCATTTCATTATTTCTTGCATTGCATATGATAACAAATCTGTTGGTTGCTTCACGAATGATAACCCCCTTCGTAAAGCTTGATACCGTTTCTTCCAATATGTTATGAATCGAAAAATGAACAAGCTCCACTTCGTTCAAAGGTAGATGTTGGCTGTTCTCTAAAAAATGATTGACTTCCACAATCATGACGCCCAGATTCCATTTGTCTATATCTAATTGTAGGAAATCCCATCTTCGATTGATCTCAACCTTTGTGCTTTTATGTTGAAGCAAAAGTTTGAAGTACTCCTGACGCAATAACGGCATGCTTTCCCTTACTTTTACTTGCAATAAATTAACCTGTTGGTGTTGTTCCCGTTGCTTAAGTACTTCCTCTTTGGCCTTCAGAACGGCTTCTATAACTTCATCTGTTGAAAAGGGTTTTGAAATAAAATCGAACGCACCTAGCCGGACTGCTGTCTTTGCGTACTCAAAATCAGAATAGCCAGTCATAAAAATAATTTTGCAGACTGGGTGAAAGTCAAGCACCTCTCGAGCCATATCGATTCCATCTAACATCGACATTCGAATATCCGTCAATACGATATCTGGCTTCCAAGTCCTCGAGAGTTCCACTCCTTGCTCTCCGTTGAAGGAGTAATCTACAATTTGAATGTTATATGTTTCCCATGGAATTTGCTCAATCAATCCCTCTACAATACTTCTGATATCATCAATAATAATCATTGTTACTGAATTTTGCTGGGTGGCCGTCATGTCGTACCCCTCCAAAACTTGTGTCGTGTTAGTCATATCTTAAGGCGATAGCCTCCCCAGCAAAAAACAGCTGCCCGACTTTCTCCCCTTCTGATTCAAACGTTTTAGTTCGTCACAATTTTTAAATAAGACGTTTTCGCAGCACCTATTTCCTTCCCATACATTTGCGTGAATTGTCCTGAGAAGTCAATGACCGCGAAACTAGCGGTTTTGTCACCTGCGTACTGCGCTTGCACAAAAGAAGTAACATCCACTTCTACGTATTTCATGGTTCGGTCGGGAGTGAACCTTGCCAGCAGCGAGTTAACAGGAGGCTTATTCGAATAGGTAATTCCGGTCTCTGTCCAGCTATCGTTCCCGACCGAATAGATGCCTGTATCTCCGAACAGCGCTCCGCTGCCATCCGTTACGCCGATGTATATGCCCAGCTTCGCTGAGGTGACCGGTCTTGATAGGCTGCTCAAATCAAATTTCAAATAGCTTTGCCGATCCAAGTTGCCGCTTCCTCTTTTCGCCACAAGGGACGTATTGGCACCAAAGTTTGTGTCCTTATTCGTACCGCTTTGTACGTAAGCATCAGCGGACGGATAATACGTAGTGGATTCAGGCGTATACTGAATGTTTATATACGGCTTGTTCGAGCTTTCTTTGCTATTCATGATTGCATTAAGACCTAATTGCTCAATGACTGCGAAGCTAGCCAGCTTGTCTCCGGCATATTGTCCCTTTATATAATCGGTAATATCAAGCTCGACGTACTGGTAGGTGCGATTCGCTACGACATTTCCCAGTAACGCGTCTGTTGCAGGCTTGTTATTATACGTAATCGTGCCTTCTGTCCAGTCATCATAAGTGATAGAGTAGACATTAGCATTAGTCGTAACCGCGCTGCTCGTATCTGTTAATGCCATGTATAATCCTAACTTAGCTGAAGCTATCGGTCTTGATAGGCTGCTTAGATCGAATTTGATATAGTCCTGACGCGTATAACCGCTCGAGCCGGTCTTCAGTTCTAAGGTTGGCGAGGAGCCGTAGTTCGTACTTGCGTAAGTGCCGTCTCTTACAAACGCATCATCCGTCGGAGTCAACTGAGCATCCGGAGCCGCCTGCGGCACTGGAATATTTGGTAACGGTGCTGCGAATGTATGATTTTGCACCTTCAGCCCGCCATTGTTCGAGCTCTTTAGCAGCAGTTGCCCTAAGTTCGTAAGGCTGGACCCTGCCTTAAATGCATAATTGGCTGCAATTTGCGTTTCCGTCCCTGACGGAGGCGTCACATAAACATCGTAGGTTTGCGTAGCAAGATTGGCGACCATGCGAACATGATACGTCTGGTTAGGCGTATAAGCGACACTTGTTAACGATTGAAAAGAAAAATCGTTTTTAACATCGACCGTGCCTGAACCATTAAACCGAATCGCGATCGGCAAACTCGCTACGTCGCTGATTGTCTGGGTTGCCCCGGTATACCCTACCGTTTGGTCATCATTGGCTGAGCCTGGCGTAACATCGAATTGCGTGGTCAAGCTCGTCGCTTCGTTCCAGCCCAGATCGTAGACTGCTGAATAATCGGTGGCAGCAACCGCCGTACCGTTCACGATGATTTGCGATAGCTGCGGCGATTTAATGAGCGCATCATTGGAAAATTCGATTTTCAAATAATTCGTTCCCGCCGGAACAGGTTCAGCCGGAGTGAAATTTGCCCTGTACCAATCATTGTTGCCGCTCGTTCCTGTAGAAATCGGCGTATCGTGCGTGATTGGGATCTGTACGTAATTCAAGTTATCCGGGGATGCATATACCTTGACCTTGTTGTCAACAGAAGCGACGGCATATATTTTGGCAGAAAAATTGTTGATCCCGCCTACATGGTAGACCATGCTTTCCGGTGTATTCGTAGTTCGTTTCAATCGAACGAAGTCACCTTCGAAATAAGATGGGGTGCTCGAGTCTACCGCCCAGTTATTCGTAGTGGAATACACTTGACTCCAGTCCTCCGCATTGTCAACAATACCCAGCGATTGTAGTTTGACTGCAGCTGCACCAGAAGGAACGGGCATCACTGCGTTCGGATTCAGATTAAAGCGGGCTTTGAACGCTTTACCGGCGGCTCCGTTTACCAGCACGCTCAGCTTTATAGTCGGGCTTAGCTGCGTCACAGTAATGCCCGGATCGGCAGACATGATGTAACTGGCGCTCCGGTTCAGTTCAATATTAATAATACCCTTGTTCTCCTGGGTAGGATCGGAGACAGAGACTTCGATAGAGTCACCTGGAGCTTCCTTGGTCATAACCGACGCTTTTTTGTCGCTTGTTATGAGGTCAACCGTCTTTGTCATATCTTTCCAAAAGTTAACACCAACTATATTTAACGTTTTTTGCTTTACAGCTTGAGCATGAGATGAATTCTCCAGTATGGAAACGTCAGGATTGCTAGCATAATGGCTCACCTGCGTGCTTGTCATATTCGGCAAAATCACGTAAGCATAAGCGCCATTCGCCGGATTCCTGCCATGGTTCAACCACATCGTCATATAGTTGCTCGTGTAGTTATCCGTTGATCCATAGTTGTGATCGACTTCTTGGTACGATCCTGTCCTTGCTTCACGCAACATCGATACATTCGCCCCGCCAGGGAAGTAGTATCCAACATCCGAGTTTGCCACGTTCCCGGCACGGTGTATCCAATTCGTACCGCTCGCCGTATTGGACCAGCCTAATGTAGTCGGTTGAGCTGTACCGTTCACCGTCAACGCGTTATCTCCCAGATCATTCAGCCTATAGTTATCGACGATCGTCTCCACCGTCTTATTATCCGTTCCGTTGATATCTGATCCGAGCGCCACAATTTCATTGTCAAACATGAACCAGGATTTTTTGGCCATCAATGTTTGTCCGACCGGATGGAGCTGCATACCAGATATTCCGTATTTGCCTTCGATGTCCGTTCCACCGACCCAGCTTTGATCGCCCAATCCACTCGTGTAATCCGTTACCAATTCGATCTTTGCATATTGTGTTCCCGCAGGAATGCTTGATATCGATACGTTGGCCCGAAACCAGCCGTTTCCTGTAGATACAGGCGTATCTATCGTTTTCGATTGTTTGGACCATGTCTGACCATTTGCCGATGTATACAAATTAATTTTGTTCGTTACAGAGGGTGTATTATAATACACCTTTGCCTTGAAGACGGTCAAATTACTAAGATTATAGACTACCTCTTCCGTTGTGTTAACTTTACGCCGAATTCGAGAAGTGTCGCCTTCGAAATTGGCGGTAGTACCGCCGACAAATTGCCAGCTCGATGTATGCGAATAAGACAGGCTCCAATCGTTAAGCGGGTCCGTGATTGTGTCTTGCCCGTTTTGCACCGTGATTTGAGAAATTTGAGGCGTCAACGCGTCAATCTCATCGTCGCCATGGTTTACAGTCGTTCCCGGTAACCGATACATATCTACCGTTCCGAAATACGGGAGTGCATACTGTGTGAAATCGTCATTTAGTAGAGTCGTTCGGCCGTTAGCGGTATTCCAGCCTTTCAAATTATTGTAGTTGAGCGATTCGTAATTGGAAATGCGATTCGAGAACATACTGATCCCAAATCCAAAACCGGGACGGAGCAGAACAGACCGATCCATGCCATTAAACTGTTTATAAGAAGATATTGCGCCTCTCGACTGTACGTTAGAATCGTTTGCGATCGCTTTTAAGCTTGTGATAAGGTCGATCGGAATCTTCGAGTAATCCAAGGTCGGTCCTTCTTGTAGATAGTACTTCAAAATACCCTTGAGCCGTTCAACATCTGCTGGCCTCCCGTATTGCGTGAGGCGTGTAGCCGCAGTCATAAAGGAGTAGCCATCAAACGTTCTTGAGGGAAAAGAAATCGTTCTGCCGCCCAAATTATCGAACGACGTATTTTTATAGATTATGCTTTCGAATGAATGATATAGAAAATGGTACAGATTATTGCTTTCCGGATTAATGACCTGCCAGGAAGAATTGTTCAGAAGATAGAGCATTTGCGCCAAACCAATAATCGAAGTATTACCATAATTCAATGTGTACGCGTGGTAATCGTGCTGTACAAAGGAACCGTCTTCATAAAAGCCATTACCCTTCTTCACCATTCGAAAAAGTGGAATCAGCGCATCTTTGACGGAAGCCAGCTTGGAGCCGTCCTTCGCAAGAATGCCTTGCTTGAGCACAATCATGCTCTTATCGCTCAAATTCGCTCCTGTTGCAAGCTTCGTATTGCTCGGGGTACTCGTCTGATTCGTGGTCGGATTCGGGGTGAAATGACTGATAGCTGTCATATAGTTGCTGATTTGTGTGCTGGTCAAATCGTTGTACATCAAGCAAAGGGTGTCAACAATCGCGATTGGAGAAGCAATCTCCCAATCATACCAGTTGTTAGACGGGGAATAGGCTGCGAACGGAATCGTTTCGTTATACCAATTCGCATATAACCAATCCAACCCGCTGATAATGTCATCTCGAAGCGAGAGATTATGGTAAAGAGGCGATCCTACAACGCTATAAGCAAGAGCCATCTGCTGTAGCCTCGAAAAGCTTGAAGAAATATACTTGGTCGGATATTGGCTAGGCGCGTTCGGAAACAAGTATGTTCGATTCGCGTCCTTGTTGAGCGAATCCCAATTCGTTTGAGCCGTGGTAGCAATAGTGCTGATTTTCGCAGCGATATCGGAATCGGACGTATTCAACGCTGCCCCTCCTGTCAGCGAATCCAACCATTTAGCCCGAAGCGTATCGAATTCATCAGACGCAGACGAAGCCTGCACATCTACAGGCTGCACAATTCCGAGCATACCGAATACAAGCAGCAGACATAAACCAATGTTGACCCATCTTGGCAAACGTTTTTTAGTCATGTTACATCGCTCTCCCTTTGTTTATAATTGGACGAAATGACTTACAAGAGACTGTAATGTGAGCGGTTTCAAAATTGACTTTTAGTTAGACGCCGGTCCCTATGGGAATGGCGTCTGTCATAGCTCCTTCTATCCCTTCAATGCCCCAACCATGACGCCTTTAACAAAATATTTTTGCACGAACGGATATACACACAAGATCGGCGCAGTTGCAACAACGATCGTCGCATACTTAATCGTCTCCCCGATCTGGAACTGGTCCGCTGCGGACGAATTGGTTGCCATACTCTCAGTCGAGTTGGCGATTAAGATCTCCCGTAAGGTCAACTGCAGCGGATACAAGGAATGATTCTTCAAAAAGATCGAAGCGTAGAACCATCCGTTCCACTTATCCACGGCATAGTATAGAATCATTACTGCAATAACAGGCATGGATAGAGGCAATATAATCCTTGTTAAGATCACATAATGCCCAGCCCCGTCAATTTTGGCCGACTCTTCGAGACTTATCGGAATAGACTGAAACGCCGTCCGCATGATGATCAAGTTGAATGTGTTGACCGCGAATGGGATGATAACTGCCCACAGTGAATTGATCAGTCCTACACCTTTCACAACCAGATAGAACGGAATCAAGCCTCCGCTAAAAAACATCGTCACTACAATCAAGAGCATGAACATTGAATTCAACATGGCCTTCTGTCTTGACAACACATAAGCGCCAAGAATTGTAGCAATCATATTGACGATAACGCCAAAAAATAAAATGAACGCGGTATTTTTGTAGCCGGTCAAAATGCCCGGATTTTTAAATACGGCTTTGTACGCTTCCAGACTGAAGCCAAGCGGCTTGTAGAGCAAACCACTGTAGCTGACCAGCTGACCAGAATCGCTTATTGACGCAAACAAAACATACAACAGCGGGTAAAGGGTCACGATTGCCACCATGACAAGCAGCGTGTGTACAATAATATCGAACACCCAATCCAAAATACCGGAAGATTCTCTCATTTAATCTCCTCACCTACCATAAGCTATTGTTGCTCAGTTTTTTGCTAAGTTTGTTCGCCGCAACGAGCAACATCAAATTTACAACGGAGTTGAACAAGCCGACAGCAGCGCTGTAACTCCAACCGAAATCAAGCAAGCCTTTACGGTATACAAACGATGAAATAACATCCGCCGTTTCGTACGTACTTGAGTTGTACAACAGGATGATTTTTTCCCAACCGACGTTAATCAAATTCCCCATTTGTAAAATAAACATGATCGAGATGGTCGGAAAAATGCCCGGAAGCGTAATATACCACATTTGCTTAAAGCGGGAAGCACCATCAATTCGAGCCGCTTCATACTGTTCCATATCTATGCTCGAAAGCGCAGCAATGTAAATAATCGATTCCCAGCCAATTCTTTGCCATATCTCTGAAACTACATAGATAGGGCGAAATAGATCTGGGTCTTGTAGCATGGCGAGCCCATCGTACCCGAAATACGTGAATAATTGGTTTATAACACCGCCATTGTTCGTAAATTGCACGATCATCCCGCAAATGACGATGAGCGAAATAAAATGAGGCATATAAGAAAAGGTCTGCACGAAGCGCTTAAATACTTGATTTCGGACTTCATTGATAAAAAGAGCAAACAAGATAGGTGCAGGAAATCCAAAAATGAGCATGTAGAAACTAATGATGAGCGTGTTTTTCAAAATTCTCCAAAAATAGTAGGAACCGAAAAACTCCTTAAAATTCGCAAGGCCGACCCATTCACTGCCGGAAACGCCCTTCACCGGAGAGTACTCCTTGAAAGCAATCAAAGCACCGTACATCGGAGCGTAATGAAATACAGCATAGTAAGCGATAATTGGAAGCATCATCAGGTACAAATATTTGTTCAACGCAATATCTTTAAGCAATTGTCTCCAGTACGCGGGGGCGTCCTTTTGAACTTTCGCTGCAGATTTCATTGAGAGCGTCTTGGCCATATATCCCCCTCCTTCTACGATTATGACAGGGAGAGCTTTAGCTCTCCCCGAGCTTTTATGTCAGTAACTTTTATCGTTTGTTATAGCGTTCAAGCGCAGCCTTCTGAATTTCAATGGCTCGGTCAATTTTGAGCGATTTCATTT
Above is a genomic segment from Paenibacillus sp. YYML68 containing:
- a CDS encoding helix-turn-helix domain-containing protein; translated protein: MTATQQNSVTMIIIDDIRSIVEGLIEQIPWETYNIQIVDYSFNGEQGVELSRTWKPDIVLTDIRMSMLDGIDMAREVLDFHPVCKIIFMTGYSDFEYAKTAVRLGAFDFISKPFSTDEVIEAVLKAKEEVLKQREQHQQVNLLQVKVRESMPLLRQEYFKLLLQHKSTKVEINRRWDFLQLDIDKWNLGVMIVEVNHFLENSQHLPLNEVELVHFSIHNILEETVSSFTKGVIIREATNRFVIICNARNNEMLEALADGCHDNIITFARRAISIGVGGRATSVQQLTDSYQQAAIALSYHFYTGGGVIRYSDISNYEQNLPQYPADEEKAIVSAIQLGNEELALTILDQWYEALLSNKLLPHPQYQVHVLYELSNVLLRSMMEKIPVEALEPLIRRMRDQQSKPTGSMEESFQQIQLICIEGCRMINSRHQTEAQRLIDRALTYINENWNTELTISQCAAYVFISGSYFASLFKKVTGQSFTQYVSGLRLEKAKQFLIEGKSIQEVATTLGYEDRRNFSDMFKKLTGMTPTEYRTTLGYDPINGR
- a CDS encoding polysaccharide lyase family 8 super-sandwich domain-containing protein: MTKKRLPRWVNIGLCLLLVFGMLGIVQPVDVQASSASDEFDTLRAKWLDSLTGGAALNTSDSDIAAKISTIATTAQTNWDSLNKDANRTYLFPNAPSQYPTKYISSSFSRLQQMALAYSVVGSPLYHNLSLRDDIISGLDWLYANWYNETIPFAAYSPSNNWYDWEIASPIAIVDTLCLMYNDLTSTQISNYMTAISHFTPNPTTNQTSTPSNTKLATGANLSDKSMIVLKQGILAKDGSKLASVKDALIPLFRMVKKGNGFYEDGSFVQHDYHAYTLNYGNTSIIGLAQMLYLLNNSSWQVINPESNNLYHFLYHSFESIIYKNTSFDNLGGRTISFPSRTFDGYSFMTAATRLTQYGRPADVERLKGILKYYLQEGPTLDYSKIPIDLITSLKAIANDSNVQSRGAISSYKQFNGMDRSVLLRPGFGFGISMFSNRISNYESLNYNNLKGWNTANGRTTLLNDDFTQYALPYFGTVDMYRLPGTTVNHGDDEIDALTPQISQITVQNGQDTITDPLNDWSLSYSHTSSWQFVGGTTANFEGDTSRIRRKVNTTEEVVYNLSNLTVFKAKVYYNTPSVTNKINLYTSANGQTWSKQSKTIDTPVSTGNGWFRANVSISSIPAGTQYAKIELVTDYTSGLGDQSWVGGTDIEGKYGISGMQLHPVGQTLMAKKSWFMFDNEIVALGSDINGTDNKTVETIVDNYRLNDLGDNALTVNGTAQPTTLGWSNTASGTNWIHRAGNVANSDVGYYFPGGANVSMLREARTGSYQEVDHNYGSTDNYTSNYMTMWLNHGRNPANGAYAYVILPNMTSTQVSHYASNPDVSILENSSHAQAVKQKTLNIVGVNFWKDMTKTVDLITSDKKASVMTKEAPGDSIEVSVSDPTQENKGIINIELNRSASYIMSADPGITVTQLSPTIKLSVLVNGAAGKAFKARFNLNPNAVMPVPSGAAAVKLQSLGIVDNAEDWSQVYSTTNNWAVDSSTPSYFEGDFVRLKRTTNTPESMVYHVGGINNFSAKIYAVASVDNKVKVYASPDNLNYVQIPITHDTPISTGTSGNNDWYRANFTPAEPVPAGTNYLKIEFSNDALIKSPQLSQIIVNGTAVAATDYSAVYDLGWNEATSLTTQFDVTPGSANDDQTVGYTGATQTISDVASLPIAIRFNGSGTVDVKNDFSFQSLTSVAYTPNQTYHVRMVANLATQTYDVYVTPPSGTETQIAANYAFKAGSSLTNLGQLLLKSSNNGGLKVQNHTFAAPLPNIPVPQAAPDAQLTPTDDAFVRDGTYASTNYGSSPTLELKTGSSGYTRQDYIKFDLSSLSRPIASAKLGLYMALTDTSSAVTTNANVYSITYDDWTEGTITYNNKPATDALLGNVVANRTYQYVELDITDYIKGQYAGDKLASFAVIEQLGLNAIMNSKESSNKPYINIQYTPESTTYYPSADAYVQSGTNKDTNFGANTSLVAKRGSGNLDRQSYLKFDLSSLSRPVTSAKLGIYIGVTDGSGALFGDTGIYSVGNDSWTETGITYSNKPPVNSLLARFTPDRTMKYVEVDVTSFVQAQYAGDKTASFAVIDFSGQFTQMYGKEIGAAKTSYLKIVTN
- a CDS encoding carbohydrate ABC transporter permease; the protein is MRESSGILDWVFDIIVHTLLVMVAIVTLYPLLYVLFASISDSGQLVSYSGLLYKPLGFSLEAYKAVFKNPGILTGYKNTAFILFFGVIVNMIATILGAYVLSRQKAMLNSMFMLLIVVTMFFSGGLIPFYLVVKGVGLINSLWAVIIPFAVNTFNLIIMRTAFQSIPISLEESAKIDGAGHYVILTRIILPLSMPVIAVMILYYAVDKWNGWFYASIFLKNHSLYPLQLTLREILIANSTESMATNSSAADQFQIGETIKYATIVVATAPILCVYPFVQKYFVKGVMVGALKG
- a CDS encoding sensor histidine kinase, with product MQVKAMTLSQDTLNKSAQAFDEKLRHFGVSLSTLLTSNEFKEMARASENGEKGTYFRHYSSLQVPFMQLRLIEPFIRSVLVTSPIGEFYSTHNVRVQQDTDKSSDIYRKMMQEQRSFWIGGHEDPFFTDHDRVISLVLIGIANDDPHQDVNVIANFSESELQDFLFENAIDYREGVAWIGPDGQLLMAQPYFQYKDMVQSSAILEKIKLGAGSFDVQHNGDELLINFQHSKVIKDWTLISIKPRSEVLKELRNIQWIVITATLASAVLALILSNLLAQYLSGPLIKLQRLMRAAGSHSDLNVRFKSPYRDEISQVGNQFNQMLEQISMLIQEIKDVENEKRRAEIKALQAQIDPHFLYNTLNTIYWKAGSQRTKDVMQMVMSLSKLFKLGLNNGQEWTTLEKELQHVEHYLNLQVLCYEELFAYEIHIEDRSLLSLMIPKIIIQPLVENSILHGFKNREKGGYIYIRVERGHQELCLEVRDNGCGIDVEQVQAGIYMESTNGSFALRNVFQRLQLCYGEMARIHFTSDGGTSIRIRIPLSNLSE
- a CDS encoding sugar ABC transporter permease codes for the protein MKSAAKVQKDAPAYWRQLLKDIALNKYLYLMMLPIIAYYAVFHYAPMYGALIAFKEYSPVKGVSGSEWVGLANFKEFFGSYYFWRILKNTLIISFYMLIFGFPAPILFALFINEVRNQVFKRFVQTFSYMPHFISLIVICGMIVQFTNNGGVINQLFTYFGYDGLAMLQDPDLFRPIYVVSEIWQRIGWESIIYIAALSSIDMEQYEAARIDGASRFKQMWYITLPGIFPTISIMFILQMGNLINVGWEKIILLYNSSTYETADVISSFVYRKGLLDFGWSYSAAVGLFNSVVNLMLLVAANKLSKKLSNNSLW